A single Salminus brasiliensis chromosome 20, fSalBra1.hap2, whole genome shotgun sequence DNA region contains:
- the naaladl1 gene encoding aminopeptidase NAALADL1, with amino-acid sequence MLKKVLLFGFAGLAVLAVGILIGHFGIEQDNSPKWLRELSHDVDENFIKNFIAEVDNMKIQENLRELTKVPHMATTAGDEATVEFMLKRWQDKDTGLDAAWREDYRVYLSFPKSDTPNTVTVVNATDDVLYAAREKEKPYGPDQEDPAVVQPYAAYGPAGHARGKLVYANQGKVSDYELLNRTLDLSGTIAIVKYGGAGRGAKAINAAPFGVIGVLVYTDPYDINEGLMSDENETYPHSWYLPPSGVERGSYTTDFGDPLTPYLAAKQDTYRIPEEDINGVPPIPIQPIGFEDAQALICQLGGSAAPDDWQGSFPCTYNFGGPGFSSASSFSNSDVKLDVYNAGELRDSANVMGVIWGSVEPDRYVMYGNHRDSWVHGAIDPSSGTAVMLEITRILGQMVKAGKWRPRRTIIFGSWGAEEFGLIGSAEYTEEYISKLSQRTVAYINVDISVFANATLRASASPIAQNVIFAASKQVQAAGSTSVSVYDNWIKYFNRSSPTYGLIPNVGYLTGAGSDYASFIHYLGITSMDISYTYDRSKTRARIYPAYHTAYDTFDYASKFIDPGFTSHQTVARTAGNVLLRLADSLLLPFNCSDYAESLEEYLSRTVENFEELLKAHGISTEPLKEAVKSFRTAAASLDRVIHSSDLLNETPLKARRINDQLMLLDRAFLDPLAFPNKYGFRHVIWASRSSGVSTFPGLADAVEKAQTTGLKEDWDQAHRHLSIVTQAISGAAHTLTEVHA; translated from the exons ATGCTGAAGAAGGTGCTGCTGTTTGGTTTTGCAGGCCTGGCCGTCCTCGCCGTGGGCATCCTGATCGGTCACTTTGGCATTGAGCAGGACAACTCGCCCAAGTGGCTGCGGGAGCTATCTCACGATGTGGACGAGAACTTCATCAAGAACTTTATCGCTGAGGTGGACAACATGAAGATTCAGGAGAACCTCAG GGAACTGACCAAGGTGCCCCACATGGCCACCACTGCAGGGGACGAAGCCACAGTCGAATTCATGCTAAAGAGATGGCAGGATAAAGACACTGGTCTGGATGCTGCATGGAGGGAGGATTACAGGGTCTACCTTTCTTTCCCGAAGAGCGATACGCCGAATACTGTCACTGTGG TCAATGCTACTGATGACGTGCTGTACGCTGCGCGGGAGAAAGAGAAGCCGTACGGTCCAGACCAGGAGGACCCAGCGGTGGTGCAGCCTTACGCTGCCTATGGACCTGCAGGACATGCCAGG GGGAAACTGGTGTATGCTAACCAGGGGAAAGTGAGTGACTACGAGCTCTTGAACAGAACACTGGACCTCAGCGGCACCATCGCCATcgtcaagtacggaggggcagGACGAGGAGCAAAA GCAATCAATGCGGCTCCATTCGGGGTCATCGGGGTGCTTGTCTACACAGATCCCTATGATATCAATGAGGGCCTGATGTCTGACGAAAACGAGACTTACCCCCACTCCTGGTACCTCCCCCCATCTGGTGTAGAAAGAGGAagttacaccactgactttGGAGACCCTCTGACTCCTTACCTGGCTGCCAAAC AGGACACGTATAGGATTCCTGAAGAAGACATCAACGGGGTTCCGCCTATTCCAATCCAGCCAATAGGCTTTGAGGATGCACAGGCCTTAATATG TCAGCTCGGTGGATCTGCAGCTCCTGATGACTGGCAAGGTTCCTTTCCATGCACATACAATTTTGGTGGACCAGGTTTCAGCAGCGCATCTTCTTTTTCAAACAG TGATGTGAAGCTGGATGTGTACAACGCTGGGGAGCTGAGGGACTCAGCAAATGTGATGGGAGTGATCTGGGGCAGCGTGGAGCCAG ACAGGTATGTGATGTATGGGAACCACAGAGATAGCTGGGTCCATGGGGCAATTGATCCCAGCAGTGGGACAGCGGTCATGCTGGAGATCACCAGGATCCTGGGTCAAATGGTGAAGGCAG GAAAGTGGAGGCCTCGGCGCACTATCATCTTTGGAAGCTGGGGTGCGGAGGAATTTGGTCTCATTGGATCTGCTGAATATACAGAG gaGTATATAAGCAAACTTAGCCAGCGGACGGTGGCCTACATCAATGTGGACATATCTGTGTTTG CTAACGCCACTTTACGAGCTTCTGCATCACCAATTGCACAGAACGTTATCTTCGCCGCCTCCAAGCAG GTGCAGGCAGCAGGGTCAACCTCCGTATCGGTGTACGATAACTGGATCAAGTATTTCAACAGAAGCAGCCCCACTTATGGACTCATCCCAAA TGTTGGATATCTGACGGGAGCAGGAAGTGACTACGCTTCTTTTATCCATTACTTGGGAATAACCTCTATGGACATATCCTACACCTATGACCGG AGCAAAACAAGAGCACGTATCTACCCAGCATACCACACGGCCTATGACACTTTTGACTATGCTTCCAAGTTCATTGACCCAG GATTCACCAGTCACCAGACAGTAGCAAGGACTGCAGGGAACGTCCTGTTACGACTGGCAGACAGCCTCCTGCTGCCGTTCAACTGTAGCGACTATGCAGAGAGTCTGGAGGAATACCTCAGTAGAACTGTGGAAAACTTTGAAGAGCTGCTTAAAGCACACGGTATCTCAACAG AGCCTTTAAAGGAGGCAGTGAAGTCCTTCCGGACTGCAGCTGCTAGTCTGGACCGTGTTATCCACAGCTCTGACCTCCTAAATGAAAC GCCCCTGAAAGCCCGCCGGATTAACGACCAGCTCATGCTGCTGGACAGAGCGTTCCTGGACCCACTGGCGTTCCCAAACAAATATGGATTCAG